GCGATGGATGAGATCCCAAGGCCGATCAGAAGCTGAGGTTTGTTCTCAGATCCGGCAGGCAGAACGATCACTTTGCGGGCCACGGCGGTTAAGGCTGTGACGAGAACCAGTTCGATTTGAACAACGTGGCGCCTCAAATAACTGGTGATGTTCTGAAGCACTTCCAAGGCGATCAGAACAGTCAGGAGATCTCCAAGTACTCGGATCAGTCCGTCCCCGATCCAGTACGCATCCTGGTCGGTGGTGATCAGGGCCAGCGTGACTTTGACCGTGAGTTGAACGAGCGCTGCAACGATGACCACCGCGGTGATCACGGTGAGAAGAATGGCGACTTGTTTCTCGCCTTGATCAACCCACTGAAGGAAGCTTCGACGTTGGCGACGGAACTCGGGCATGCGCTTCAGTTGCTGCTGAAAGGGTTGTAGTAGGGCTTCGCGGGGGTGTCTCCGGGCGGGTTGTCGATCTTGGTGTTGCAAGTAATCGAGCCGTCTGCGTTTTCAAGGCAGTCGGTCGGTACAACTGTGCTCTGTGGACCTGTGCGGCTGTTTGGGCCGAGAAGCCAAACCTCTGATTGGGCCAGGACGGCCTGGGGAAGGGTGGCGGCAAGGGCCGTCATCAAACTGATGCCGGCAAGCTGTTGGGGCAGGGAGGGCATCGTCCTCAGCGCATGTCACTCCACTTTGCCCGGGATTTCCATTAGCTGGCGCGGTCATCACGGATTTCCTGCAGGAGTAGGTCGAGTTGCCCGAATGGATCGGCAGAGTCACTGGTTGTGTTCGCAGCCTCGCCGAAGGGGCCCGAAGACTCTCCATCCGCCCACTCGGCTTCAATGGCGCAAAGGCGGGCCGCAAGTCTGGGCATGCCACCAAGGCTGTAATCCCGTTGAAGAATCTCAAGAAGGGCGGGCATGCGTGTGGATGAGGCCCGGAGGCTGCGCCGCAGGTCGGCTTGCGTTCGCCCTTGGTTCTTGAGCCAGTCCTTGAGCAGTGCTCCGAGGTCGTCCTCCAGCTCTTGAGACCAGGGGGTCATGGATTTGATCATGGAAACCACCGCTCCAGTCTGCGCTGAGCCCTCTGTCTGATTTCGGGAGTGATGTGATTCCTGCACAGTCCAAGCAAGGCGGTGAGTGCCACCAGATCGTCGCTGAAACCAGCCACCGGCAGAAGATCAGGGATCAGATCAATCGGAACGAGCAAATAGGTGAGCGCCGCAAGAACGGTGACTCTGGCCTGATGGGGAGTGCTCGGCTCGAGCACCATCTCCATTGCTTCCAGTGCTGGGCGGGCGAGAAGTCGGCCGCTCCGCTTGAGCAGGTTGTGCAGCAATCCTGCGTCCACCGTGACGTCATCAGTCTTTGAATCGGCGCGTGAGGAAGCGGATGCCAACGGGGTCATTCTCCTGAGAATGACCCTTAGTTTCAGTGATCTCGGC
The sequence above is a segment of the Synechococcus sp. PROS-7-1 genome. Coding sequences within it:
- a CDS encoding phosphate-starvation-inducible PsiE family protein; translation: MPEFRRQRRSFLQWVDQGEKQVAILLTVITAVVIVAALVQLTVKVTLALITTDQDAYWIGDGLIRVLGDLLTVLIALEVLQNITSYLRRHVVQIELVLVTALTAVARKVIVLPAGSENKPQLLIGLGISSIALAGAYWLVKRSMQPWGSARGHQPNTEPTRSYLDGDQSFPPDDDDRPEARADLPH
- a CDS encoding YkvA family protein, producing the protein MASASSRADSKTDDVTVDAGLLHNLLKRSGRLLARPALEAMEMVLEPSTPHQARVTVLAALTYLLVPIDLIPDLLPVAGFSDDLVALTALLGLCRNHITPEIRQRAQRRLERWFP